In one Dermatophagoides farinae isolate YC_2012a chromosome 4, ASM2471394v1, whole genome shotgun sequence genomic region, the following are encoded:
- the Dsp1 gene encoding dorsal switch protein 1, which translates to MGKDNKPRGRMSAYAYFVQTCREEHKQKHPNENVVFAEFSKKCSERWKHMSDKEKNRFHVMAEKDKKRYEGEMTRYKATNKGADKGRRKKRAKDPDAPKRSLSAFFWFCNDERSKVKAQNPEATVGEVAKELGRRWNACTEDQKAKYEALALKDKARYEKEMKAYKGGKGGGGKSTGKGGSSKSKKESSEEEEEEEEEEEEEEEEDEDSD; encoded by the exons ATGGGAAAAGATAATAAACCTCGTGGTCGCATGTCGGCCTATGCTTATTTTGTGCAAACTTGCCGTGAAgaacataaacaaaaacatccaAATGAGAACGTAGTGTTTGCAGAATTTTCGAAAAAGTGTTCTGAACGTTGGaag CATATGAgcgataaagaaaaaaatcgtttcCATGTAATGGCCGAAAAGGACAAAAAACGTTATGAAGGTGAAATGACTCGTTACAAGGCTACCAATAAAGGTGCCGATAAAGGCCGCAGGAAGAAGCGCGCCAAGGATCCTGATGCACCAAAACGATCATTATCGGCATTCTTCTGGTTCTGTAATGATGAACGATCGAAAGTAAAGGCACAAAATCCGGAAGCTACCGTTGGTGAAGTAGCCAAAGAATTGGGCCGTCGTTGGAATGCATGTACTGAAGATCAAAAAGCTAAATATGAAGCATTGGCACTCAAAGATAAGGCTCGATATGAAAAG GAAATGAAAGCCTATAAAGGCGGAAAAGGTGGTGGCGGTAAAAGCACTGGAAAAGGTGGTTCATCCAAatcgaaaaaagaatcatccgaagaagaagaagaagaagaggaGGAAGAGGAAGAAGAAGAGGAGGAGGATGAAGATAGCGATTAG
- the nompC gene encoding LOW QUALITY PROTEIN: no mechanoreceptor potential C (The sequence of the model RefSeq protein was modified relative to this genomic sequence to represent the inferred CDS: deleted 1 base in 1 codon), giving the protein MVVAEEQIGDVDNNNNNQNNDNDDDDRETNQNDFNQQQMDNQNSNHLSVVDENNNNNNLDVNRLFDNPSPQMQQINGLIINNETNDSNTNTNSNHSNGIDTKTTPSASPTLKKQDSIDIVAKPINEDKRKRSPVPKDIYPSSDNNGKSKPSETGLPENAQIKRLKNVSIQELKKDLEKSRQQQRQKLAQQKNGVMINGDATIIDMDSKQQRPSKLSQKKLPVEKLDITAALDVSSVGSTPSPQPPQPPSSISPLPGDQTVMKPSKMKAVSKRSQGSIGGIKLTELEMAKLGRLGISAQASGQPDGTSVGVRGKAAVGRKSPLPPGKLTPSPKPTSKSPRPSPRESPIPGKKDITAATDGESGDNKKTADRMPRSEMPTRKERMQQRKAAAAAASTATTGKDGKKPTEMDGQQPPKEHGSKSSSSSSRSQSRERVGPGGRTLSREMSKDVQGRGSRKQSLLDQSPSSRTTKNISDYGHKLVALCRKGDWVGVDTIIKYINKYNVEFDKTAVSETTGWSPLMFAVRDNRIQISEQLIDLGIPINTKAKDGITALHLACAYAREDTIRLLLTNKADAMIPGGEKNQLPIHVLAQKATGAALVPLQLLLKSSPKEARLAADKDGNLPLFLALENGNHGVCRELLKESAKEQINMHKPETGETGIHIAIRKKDTDMLRLMVDNGGDVDQQNKDGQTALHMAAIMGDEGLIKFLHMVGAKPNIVDKQERTPLHLATENGHMKTVDFLTEKFRASVHERTKDGSTLMHLASAAGHPGTAMVFMKKGVALHMPNKAGAKPIHMAASRGHTEVVKAIVQKGESVDSKTNEGYTALHIAVQSGHAQVVEALIGMGAAVQQEAGKNGETPLHTAARIENGKACVEMLVKSGAKINAIDANGETPLHFAAREGFLETVNMLLEDQADPSMVNIKGENVLHIAAKESHYPIAKRMIEYTIEMKSKKACTDLVNKPNMNGESSVHYAANLTEKNRHYDNEDRDIMRLLLENGGNVFLETIEKTETPVHYCSKSGNTNALQEIISFLPPVDAQLACNKTAKSGWTPLFYACSRGHADTIRMLLNQNARVDIFDERGQAALHIAAEIGQEEVVEILLESNAFVNVRNKNGMTPLHLAARKGYNNMVRRLVTEHSALLDANTLTKQTPLHLAAEAGQLAVCETLLGLKADALAIDNHSQTPLHLAAEHDHSEVVQLFLKHKPDLLSVPNKNGYTCAHIAAAKGSVAVVKELMRLNQESVINARISKTKSTTLHLAAEGGHVEVVRTLLQAGAKATDENVEGYTALHLAGKKGHVNVLRALKEQSTAYWKVCSRRIGLTALHVAAAFGQTECVSEMLPIVPATIKSERPLIDPSGDYGITPLHLASQSGHENVVRLLLNSKGVQVEAPTEVVGTIPMHMAAQGGHLLVAGLLISRTSEQLHRADKYGRTPLHLAASFGHRDMVSLLLGQGANINSQDNRGWSPLHYAARHGFLDVVQLLVDSGADPDLHSKDGRVPMCCAAGAGHYQVLSYLFKKEHDTLNLMEDRDFLLDLMVCSKQHENKPIQEFILVSSAPIDTAVKLAKSYENLAQKEKDRTRDLEAVYQYCDQIATDLLSITATTNNAGRLLRAIDYKGTEFLDVLIELERKEVVAQHAVQQYLTNVWMGTMKWAGWKFILLFFSMLVCPFVWVLISCPFGHRLSKMPIIKFTLYLVSHIFFIVILTITTVNPWLPIYMNDGQWPYWHEWLLLVWVLGIFLAEVTNPADRDGLGGIKVVVVSVCFMAVIVHILTVITGYFEYFEEVTRLVMLYLRNQLLAVALLLSFLEFLNFLTFHHLFGPWAVIIRDLIKDLLRFLAILLIFMVGFSLHICAIYQPVFEPPDTVNGTLPSYGQEFQNPLDTFEMLFFALFGLVEPDYMPPMHLSPPVAKIIMKLVFGVYMMVTVIVLINLLIAMMSNTYQRIQAQSDTEWKFGRAKLIRNMTLTSPTPSPINIFVGLPFQIMRKLINLRQDRKKGMHITAALAHRPSVVATQKWLQSGAGTGAITGGTAGFTAGGRRASRATSHISRTFGQTYADDTEAQKPITEVINWPIIVKKYLEYIGAIGADQGGEEDDKDEGTMLMDSPTETSRPMS; this is encoded by the exons AGTCCACAGATGCAACAAATTAATGGtttaatcattaataatgaaacgaATGATTCGAATACGAACacaaattcgaatcattcgAATGGAATTGATACGAAAACAACACCATCAGCATCaccaacattgaaaaaacaagattCAATCGATATAGTTGCCAAACCGAT aaatgaagataaaCGAAAACGTTCACCAGTACCTAAAGATATTTATCCATCAtcagataataatggtaaatcAAAACCCAGTGAAACTGGTCTACCTGAAAATGCTCAAATAAAACGGCTTAAAAATGTAAGCATACaggaattgaaaaaagatcTAGAAAAATctcgacaacaacagcgacaaaAATTagcacaacaaaaaaatggtgtGATGATCAACGGTGATGCAACAATTATTGATATGGATTCAAAACAGCAGCGACCATCTAAATTGTCACAGAAAAAACTTCCTGTTGAAAAATTAGATATAACAGCTGCATTGGATGTTAGTTCGGTAGGATCGACACCTtcaccacaaccaccacaaccaccatcatcaatatcaccaCTTCCTGGTGATCAAACCGTAATGAAACCGTCAAAAATGAAAGCCGTTAGTAAACGATCACAAGGATCAATCGGTGGTATTAAATTAACTGAATTAGAAATGGCCAAATTAGGTAGACTTGGAATATCAGCTCAAGCGAGTGGACAACCCGATGGAACCAGTGTTGGTGTAAGAGGAAAAGCAGCTGTA GGAAGAAAATCACCATTACCTCCAGGTAAATTAACACCATCACCAAAACCAACCAGTAAATCACCACGACCATCACCGCGTGAATCACCGATTCCAGGTAAAAAAGATATAACTGCTGCTACGGATGGTGAAAGTggtgacaataaaaaaactgCTGACCGTATGCCACGTAGTGAAATGCCAACTCGAAAAGAACGAATGCAACAACGAAAAGcagcagctgctgctgcttcaACCGCTACAACCGGtaaagatggaaaaaaacctacGGAAATGGATGGCCAACAACCACCTAAAGAACAtggatcaaaatcatcatcatcaagttctCGTTCACAATCACGTGAACGTGTTGGACCAGGTGGCCGTACATTATCAAGAGAAATGTCTAAAGATGTACAAGGACGTGGATCAAGAAAACAATCGCTTCTGGatcaatcaccatcatcacgaacaacaaaaaatattagtGATTATGGCCATAAATTGGTAGCATTATGTCGTAAAGGTGATTGGGTCGGTGTTGATActatcatcaaatatataaacaaatataatgTCGAATTTGATAAAACGGCCGTATCAGAAACGACCGGCTGGTCACCATTAATGTTTGCCGTACGTGATAATCGTATACAAATATCCGAACAATTGATCGATCTAGGCATACCTATCAATACCAAAGCAAAG gatGGAATAACAGCCTTACATTTAGCATGTGCATATGCACGTGAAGATACGATACGATTATTGTTGACAAATAAAGCTGACGCAATGATACCTGGTGGT gaaaaaaatcaattaccCATACATGTTTTAGCACAAAAAGCAACCGGTGCTGCACTTGTACCATTACAGCTATTATTGAAATCAAGTCCAAAAGAAGCACGTTTAGCTGCAGATAAAGATGGAAATTTGCCATTATTTTTAGCCCTTGAAAATGGTAATCATGGTGTTTGTCGGGAATTATTGAAAGAATCGGCTAAAGAACAAATTAATATGCATAAACCGGAAACGGGTGAAACCGGTATACATATTGCTATTAGGAAAAAAGATACCGATATGTTACGATTAATGgttgataatggtggtgatgttgatcaacaaaat AAAGATGGACAAACTGCATTACATATGGCAGCAATAATGGGTGATGAAggattgataaaatttttacatATGGTTGGTGCTAAACCAAATATTGTCGATAAACAAGAACGTACACCATTACATTTGGCAACGGAAAATGGTCATATGAAAACTGTTGATTTTCTAACAGAAAAATTTCGTGCATCCGTTCATGAACGTACAAAAGATGGTAGTACATTGATGCATTTAGCATCAGCTGCCGGTCATCCTGGTACAGCTATggttttcatgaaaaaaggTGTTGCATTACATATGCCAAATAAAGCCGGTGCTAAACCTATTCATATGGCTGCTAGCCGTGGCCATACTGAAGTGGTTAAAGCAATTGTTCAAAAAGGTGAATCTgttgattcaaaaacaaat GAAGGATATACTGCCTTACATATAGCTGTACAATCTGGCCATGCACAAGTAGTTGAAGCATTGATTGGTATGGGTGCAGCAGTTCAACAGGAAGCTggaaaaaatggtgaaacaCCATTACATACAGCAgcaagaattgaaaatggtaaAGCATGTGTAGAAATGTTGGTAAAAAGTGGTGCCAAAATTAATGCCATCGATGCG aatGGTGAAACGCCTTTACATTTTGCTGCTAGAGAAGGATTCCTTGAAACGGTCAATATGTTATTGGAGGATCAAGCTGATCCATCTATGGTGAATATTAAAGGTGAAAATGTATTGCATATTGCAGCCAAAGAATCACATTATCCAATCGCAAAAagaatgattgaatatacaattgaaatgaaaagtaAAAAAGCTTGTACCGATTTGGTTAATAAACCGAACATG aatGGTGAAAGTTCTGTACATTATGCAGCAAAtttaacagaaaaaaatcgtcaTTATGACAATGAAGATCGTGATATAATGCGtttattattggaaaatgGTGGCAATGTTTTTCtggaaacaattgaaaaaaccgAAACACCTGTACATTATTGTAGTAAATCGGGCAATACAAATGCATTGCAAGAGATTATTAGTTTTTTACCACCAGTTGATGCTCAATTAGCCTGTAATAAAACGGCCAAa TCAGGATGGACGCCATTATTCTATGCCTGTTCACGTGGCCATGCCGATACGATACGAATGTTATTGAATCAGAATGCACGTGTCGATATATTTGATGAG CGTGGACAAGCAGCATTACATATTGCAGCAGAAATTGGTCAAGAAGAAGTGGTAGAAATTCTACTTGAATCAAATGCATTTGTTAATGTTCGTAATAAAAACGGCATGACACCGTTACATTTAGCTGCACGTAAAGGCTATAATAATATGGTTCGTCGTTTGGTCACCGAACATAGTGCCTTGTTGGATGCCAATACATTG ACTAAACAAACACCATTACATTTAGCTGCTGAAGCTGGCCAATTAGCCGTTTGTGAAACATTATTAGGATTGAAAGCCGATGCATTGGCTATCGATAAT CATTCACAAACACCACTACATTTAGCCGCTGAACATGATCATTCTGAAGTTGTACAACTATTTCTAAAACATAAACCAGATCTATTATCGGtaccaaataaaaatggttaTACTTGTGCTCATATAGCTGCAGCTAAAGGTTCAGTGGCCGTAGTTAAAGAATTAATGCGTCTAAATCAAGAATCAGTGATCAATGCACGAATTTCG aaaacaaaatcaacaacattacaTTTAGCCGCTGAAGGTGGCCACGTTGAAGTTGTCCGAACATTATTACAGGCCGGTGCTAAAGCAACagatgaaaatgttgaagGTTATACGGCATTACATTTAGCCGGTAAAAAAGGTCATGTAAATGTTTTACGTGCATTGAAAGAACAATCCACTGCATATTGGAAAGTTTGTAGTCGTCGT ATTGGACTTACTGCATTACATGTTGCCGCTGCATTTGGTCAAACCGAATGTGTAAGTGAAATGTTACCCATAGTACCGGCTACAATTAAAAGTGAACGTCCATTAATTGATCCAAGTGGTGAT tATGGCATAACACCGTTACATTTGGCATCACAAAGTGGCCATGAAAATGTTGTACGATTATTGTTGAATAGTAAAGGTGTTCAGGTTGAAGCACCAACCGAAGTAGTCGGTACAATACCGATGCATATGGCAGCACAAGGTGGTCATTTACTTGTTGCTGGTCTTCTCATTAGCCGTACTAGTGAACAATTACATCGTGCTGATAAATATGGTCGTACTCCATTACATTTAGCTGCATCATTTGGTCATCGTGATATggtttcattattgttgggACAAGGTGCCAATATTAATTCACAAGATAAT AGAGGATGGTCACCATTACATTATGCAGCAAGACATGGTTTTCTTGATGTTGTACAACTTTTAGTTGATTCTGGTGCCGATCCAGATCTACATTCAAAAGATGGCCGCGTACCAATGTGTTGTGCTGCTGGTGCTGGCCATTATCAGGTTTTAagttatttatttaaaaaagaaCATGATACATTAAATTTAATGGAAGATCGTgat tttttaCTTGATCTAATGGTCTGTTCTAAACAACATGAAAATAAACCAATTCAAGAATTCATTCTTGTTTCGTCGGCACCAATCGATACGGCTGTAAAATTGGCAAAAAGTTATGAAAATTTAgcacaaaaagaaaaagatcgTACACGTGATCTAGAAGCTGTTTATCAATATTGTGATCAAATTGCCACCGATCTATTATCGATaacggcaacaacaaataatgcTGGCCGATTATTACGTGCAATCGATTATAAAGGAACCGAATTTTTGGATGTACTTATTGAATTAGAACGTAAAGAAGTTGTTGCACAACATGCCGTACAACAATATCTGACCAATGTTTGGATGGGTACAATGAAATGGGCAGGATGGAAATTTATTCTATTATTCTTTTCAATGTTGGTATGTCCATTCGTTTGGGTATTAATATCATGTCCATTTGGTCATCGTCTAAGTAAAATGCCCATCATTAAATTTACACTCTACCTCGTATcacatatattttttattgtcatattaacaataacaactGTTAATCCATGGTTACCAATCTATATGAATGATGGACAATGGCCATATTGGCATGAATGGCTATTACTTGTTTGGGTATTGGGCATATTTTTAGCCGAAGTTACAAATCCAGCTGATCGTGATGGCCTAGGCGGTATTAAAGTGGTTGTCGTTTCCGTTTGTTTTATGGCTGTTATTGTACATATTTTAACGGTTATTACCGgttattttgaatattttgaagAAGTCACAAGATTAGTTATGCTCTATTTACGTAATCAATTATTGGCCGTTGCATTATTGTTGTCCTTTTTGGAATTTCTTAATTTTCtaacatttcatcatttatttggcCCATGGGCAGTTATTATTCGTGATCTAATCAAAGATTTGCTCAgatttttggccattttattgatatttATGGTTGGATTTTCTTTACACATTTGTGCCATTTATCAGCCAGTATTTGAACCACCAGATACAGTTAATGGAACATTACCAAGTTATGGACAAGAATTTCAGAATCCATTGGATACATTCGAAATGTTATTCTTTGCTTTGTTTGGTCTTGTTGAACCGGATTATATGCCACCAATGCATCTAAGTCCACCGGTTGCAAagattataatgaaattagTATTTGGCGTTTATATGATGGTCACTGTTATTGTATTGATTAATCTATTGATCGCTATGATGTCCAATACATATCAACGTATACAAGCACAATCGGATACAGAATGGAAATTTGGTCGTGCTAAATTGATTCGAAATATGACACTAACATCACCGACACCATCACCAATTAATATATTTGTTGGTCTGCCATTTCAAATTATGCggaaattaatcaatcttCGTCAAgatcgaaaaaaaggaatgCATATAACAGCAGCATTAGCACATCGTCCATCTGTTGTTGCCACACAGAAATGGCTACAAAGTGGAGCCGGTACTGGAGCTATTACCGGTGGTACAGCCGGATTTACTGCTGGTGGTCGTCGTGCATCACGTGCAACCAGTCATATTAGTCGTACATTTGGCCAAACATATGCCGATGATACGGAAGCACAGAAACCGATTACCGAAGTGATTAATTGGCCaataattgtgaaaaaatatcTAGAATATATTGGTGCAATTGGTGCCGACCAAGGTGGTGAAGaagatgataaagatgaagGAACAATGTTAATGGATTCACCAACCGAAACTAGTCGACCTATGAGCTGA